The following proteins are co-located in the Chaetodon auriga isolate fChaAug3 chromosome 23, fChaAug3.hap1, whole genome shotgun sequence genome:
- the tmem198ab gene encoding transmembrane protein 198 → MTTTLETLLAQPDQELSPERLDGCKEVGGRYKVVPSVVCSMCCLFGIIYCFFGYRCFKAVMFLTGLMFGSIVIFMLCYKERVLDTQLSVEASVGIGLGIGTLCGLVTMLVRSVGLFMVGLLLGLLVAVATLVGMEELSDSPPRSVWVPLGVLLGLGMLFAVLTLQWQRLFTTLSTAVFGAAVITVALDYFVELFALVLYVYERLKAAPGKPVCWLTWVVLGVWPALTLLGVMVQWKVTAEGYSHTKVIISRQQRRMQVMRIRQRDDRYRKKKKKHGSSSHHHQVKQLHTEPAYRRKPNPIRRYDTDVLSPSYIQSFRDRQVQAQPFPSQLVSGPHAVVDVGYNSLELQDLHCGSDCPPAI, encoded by the exons ATGACGACCACCCTGGAGACGCTCCTGGCCCAGCCAGACCAGGAGCTGAGCCCCGAGCGACTGGACGGCTGCAAGGAGGTTGGCGGGCGCTACAAGGTGGTTCCCTCAGTCGTCTGCTCCATGTGCTGTCTCTTCGGCATCATTTACTGCTTCTTTG gCTATCGCTGCTTCAAAGCGGTGATGTTCCTGACGGGCCTGATGTTTGGCTCCATCGTCATCTTCATGCTCTGCTACAAGGAGCGCGTTCTGGACACCCAGCTGAGCGTGGAGGCCTCGGTGGGGATCGGCCTCGGCATCGGCACGCTCTGCGGCCTGGTCACCATGCTGGTTCGCAGCGTGGGCCTCTTTATGGTGGGCCTGCTGCTGGGCTTGCTGGTGGCCGTGGCCACCCTGGTGGGCATGGAGGAGCTTTCCGACAGTCCGCCGCGCTCCGTCTGGGTGCCCCTGGGCGTGCTGCTTGGCCTGGGCATGCTGTTCGCCGTGCTCACCCTGCAGTGGCAGCGCCTGTTCACCACACTGTCCACAGCGGTGTTCGGTGCAGCCGTCATCACTGTGGCGTTGGACTACTTCGTGGAGCTCTTCGCCCTCGTGCTGTACGTGTACGAGCGACTGAAAGCAGCGCCTGGGAAGCCCGTGTGCTGGCTGACATGGGTGGTGCTCGGGGTGTGGCCTGCCCTCACCCTGCTGGGTGTCATGGTCCAGTGGAAAGTGACCGCTGAGGGATACTCCCACACCAAGG TAATCATCAGccggcagcagaggaggatgcaGGTGATGCGGATTCGTCAGCGGGACGACCGCTAccgcaagaagaagaagaagcacggctcctcctcccaccaccaccaggtCAAGCAACTGCACACCGAGCCCGCTTACCGCCGCAAACCCAACCCTATCCGCCGCTACGACACAGACGTCCTCTCCCCG AGCTACATCCAGAGTTTCCGAGACCGGCAGGTGCAGGCGCAGCCGTTCCCGAGCCAGCTGGTCAGCGGACCCCACGCCGTGGTGGATGTGGGCTACAACtcactggagctgcaggacCTTCACTGCGGGTCTGACTGCCCCCCCGCCATCTAG
- the desmb gene encoding desmin b: MASFSSSAQTASSYRRHFGRGTYASPSLNRSLLGHSSGSGGGHVTSRVYEVTRTSSTPAYRVSSGYYGKPLAGSRASIGRSYAGMGETLDFSLADALNQEFLTTRTNEKAELQHLNDRFASYIEKVRFLEQQNQVLAVEVERLRGREPTRIADLYEEEMSELRRQVEILTNQRSRIEVERDNLADDLDKLKLRLQEEILQKEEAENNLAAFRADVDAATLARLDLERRIETLQEEIAFLKKIHEEEIRELQTQMQETQVQIQMDMSKPDLTAALRDIRAQYEGIAAKNIAEAEDWYKSKVSDLNQAVSKNNEALKQARQETMEFRHQIQSYTCEIDSLKGTNESLMRQMRDMEDRHGLEASGFQDTIARLEAEIANMKDEMARHLREYQDLLNVKMALDVEIATYRKLLEGEESRITLPVQSYSTVSFRETSPEHQQRSSEMHSKKTVLIKTIETRDGEVVSESTQHQQDIM, from the exons ATGgcctccttcagctcctccgcCCAAACCGCCTCCTCATACCGCCGCCACTTTGGCCGCGGTACCTACGCCTCGCCTTCCCTCAACCGCTCGCTGCTGGGGCACAGCAGCGGCAGTGGTGGGGGCCATGTCACCTCCAGGGTCTATGAGGTGACCCGGACCAGCTCGACGCCGGCCTACCGGGTCTCTTCCGGCTATTATGGCAAGCCCCTGGCGGGCTCACGGGCCTCCATTGGGCGCTCCTACGCCGGCATGGGCGAGACACTGGACTTCAGCCTGGCCGACGCCCTCAACCAGGAGTTCCTGACCACGCGGACCAACGAGAAGGCCGAGCTGCAGCACCTGAACGACCGCTTCGCCAGCTACATTGAGAAGGTCCGCTTCCTGGAGCAGCAGAACCAGGTGCTGGCAGTGGAGGTGGAGCGTCTGCGTGGCCGCGAGCCGACGCGCATCGCCGACCTGTACGAGGAGGAGATGAGCGAGCTGAGGAGGCAGGTGGAGAtcctgaccaatcagaggtCACGCATAGAGGTGGAGCGGGACAACTTGGCCGACGACCTGGACAAGCTCAAACTCAG ACTCCAGGAGGAGATTCTCCaaaaagaggaagcagaaaacaaCCTGGCTGCTTTCAGGGCG gacgTGGACGCTGCCACGCTGGCTCGTCTGGACCTGGAGAGACGCATCGAGACGCTGCAGGAGGAGATCGCCTTCCTGAAGAAGATCCATGAAGAG gagatCCGCGAGCTGCAGACGCAGATGCAGGAGACTCAGGTGCAGATCCAGATGGACATGTCCAAGCCTGACCTGACGGCGGCGCTGAGAGACATCAGAGCCCAGTACGAGGGCATCGCCGCCAAGAACATCGCCGAGGCCGAGGACTGGTACAAGTCTAAG GTGTCCGACCTGAACCAGGCAGTCAGTAAGAACAACGAGGCCTTGAAGCAGGCCCGGCAGGAGACCATGGAGTTCAGACACCAGATCCAGTCCTACACCTGCGAGATCGACTCCCTCAAAGGCACC AATGAGTCCCTGATGAGGCAGATGAGGGACATGGAGGACCGTCACGGACTCGAGGCCAGCGGCTTCCAGGACACCATCGCCCGGCTGGAGGCGGAAATCGCCAACATGAAGGACGAGATGGCGCGCCACCTGCGCGAGTACCAGGACCTGCTCAACGTCAAGATGGCGCTGGATGTGGAGATCGCCACCTacaggaagctgctggaaggggaggagagcag GATTACCTTGCCTGTGCAGAGCTACTCCACCGTGAGTTTCCGAG AGACCAGCCCTGAGCACCAGCAGCGCTCCTCCGAGATGCATTCAAAGAAAACTGTCCTCATCAAGACCATTGAAACCCGCGACGGAGAG GTCGTCAGCGAGTCCACGCAGCACCAGCAGGACATCATGTAA